The Streptomyces halobius genomic interval CCGAGGTCAAGCGCAGTGCTCCCAGGTAACCCATTCGTGTCGAATCCCCAGACGCCGCAGAAGCGGCCCCCACCCTGCCCGACCCCGCAAATCACCGACCCCACCCCCACGCGTCACTCCCCGTTTATCGGGATTCACCCCCTATGCGCTGCCGCGGCATGGCTGCGCCCGGTGCCGCTCGCCCGGTAGGCTTTCCGTGTGATCTTCAAGCGCATCGGAAATGGGCGACCGTACCCCGACCACGGCCGGGAGAGCACCCGCCAGTGGGCGGACGTGGCCCCCCGCCCGGTACGCCTCGACCAATTGGTGACCACCAAGCAGCAGCTCGATCTCGAAACGCTGCTCGCCGAGGACTCGACGTTCTACGGCGATCTCTTCGCGCATGTCGTGAAGTGGGACGGCGACCTCTATCTGGAGGACGGACTGCACCGCGCCGTACGCGCGGCCCTCCAGCAGCGCCAGGTGCTGCACGCCCGGGTGCTCGAACTGGGCTGACACAACGGGCATCCGCCGCCCGAATTGATCCTTTTGGGTTGGGTCTCGCGCCACGCGTTGATCATTTAGTAGGCATGTTCCCCGCCCCGCACTACGCTGCGGACATGAGCATGCTGACGCCCCCAGGCATGGGCGGTAAGAAGTACCGCATCACGGGCGACAGGTACCCGCGGATGCGCCGTCCCCGACACCGCCGCCGGATCATCCTCACCCTCGTGGCCGCGGCCTGCGTCCTCGGCCTGGGCGGCTGGGGAACCCTGCAGCTCATCGATGTCTTCGGCGGTAGCAGCACGACCGCCCGGGCCACCCAGGACGACAAGAAATGCCCCCGGCCCGGTTCCTCGGACGGCTCCCGCGCCAAGCCCGTCGCCGGCAAGCCGCCGAAGCCCGCGGCCGTTACCGTCAACGTCCTCAACGCCACTCAGCAGAGCGGCCTCGCCAGGCGCACCGCCGACGAGCTGAAGAGGCGCGGCTTCAAGATCGGCAAGGTGGGCAACGCCCCGGCGCCCTTCGACAA includes:
- a CDS encoding type II toxin-antitoxin system VapB family antitoxin, translating into MIFKRIGNGRPYPDHGRESTRQWADVAPRPVRLDQLVTTKQQLDLETLLAEDSTFYGDLFAHVVKWDGDLYLEDGLHRAVRAALQQRQVLHARVLELG
- a CDS encoding LytR C-terminal domain-containing protein, with the translated sequence MLTPPGMGGKKYRITGDRYPRMRRPRHRRRIILTLVAAACVLGLGGWGTLQLIDVFGGSSTTARATQDDKKCPRPGSSDGSRAKPVAGKPPKPAAVTVNVLNATQQSGLARRTADELKRRGFKIGKVGNAPAPFDKKVKGTGILLGSKTAAAGSLKVLSTQLVGAEQRTDGRKGGDLDLILGDAFKELTRVQDAEKALALLNRPSPEPSAAAKC